The sequence below is a genomic window from Schistocerca gregaria isolate iqSchGreg1 chromosome 5, iqSchGreg1.2, whole genome shotgun sequence.
TTTATTTCAAGGTTGAATAATAAAGCAATGGAAAGATAAATCAAGGAAGCAAttgataatttaaaaattttaacctTGAAGCCCACGGCGTGGTCACGCAGAAAGAGAATGTCACTACCGTCTTTTTTGATACTGTTGGTGCATATGATAAGGTACACACACCCAGTTTCACTTTCAGAATAAACTTATTCGACCAAATCTTGTGCCAGAGGCTGGTAGCTGACATGACAATGTTAAAGGATATCTTGATTGTGTGTTGGAGATTGCGACAAGGCAATTTTATGTGAAGAATGATGCTCTACTTCTATCTGATAATTCTGAGACTTATGGAATCACTTGTTATGAACAATTTGTGAATTGCAAGAAAGAACAACGAACTGACAAGTGACCCTAAAGACATCAAAGAAAAATACACTCTAATACCCTAGAAAAATAGCACTGCCACGCACAAAGCTCCTTGTAATATTAACTCTTCCACGTCTAACTGACAAATGCTATGTGAACTATGTATCTTCTCTGAGACACTGGGATAGTATTAGAGGTGGGTCATTTACAAAGGAAAGAATTCCAAGGAATTTTCATTCACCATTCACTTGTCGTAGCCTGTCTCATTTGTTTTTGGGTAGTCACTCGTTCCACAGTCATTTCAACTTTTTTGTAATTATTCACCAGtaacttaaataaaaattaaattgcacGCAATATATACAGTTTACAGGCAACAAAGAAATCTACTTCTCTTTTCAAGGTTTTCATCAGCTGCAGAAAGCAACATATCATAAggcaagttttattttttatttgtagattgGTTAAGGTTTCATTGCTTTATTTAGTATGTGGTTTTTAAGATAAcattcaatgatttttttttattgtagtgtAACAAAGTTTACATAAAACTTTCGATTTTCGCATTTCTTCCAAAAATAAAACATGAGAGTCAGggatgccaatggccttgctgcatggTAACACCAGCTTGTGtcaaatcaccaaagttaagcactagcTCTTCCAATCCAAGagcttgagaagtagtggctccagacatgaaaactgacaacagctgggaggggtgtgtgctgaccaaatgccccttcATATATGCATTCAGTGATGCCTATTGGGTGCGAATGACAAAGCAGTTGGtcaataccgttgggccttctaagACCTGTTTGGATGGAGAGGAGACAGAGTAAGGGAGATGCTTATTTTTCATGTTTGGTATTTTCTTATGCTACTCCCTAGCATGGTTTCTTTGCACAAAGTAATGAGTTGTTTGTGATTTCAACTCAATAGGAAAAGAGGATGTCTGTCTTCTCTATATGAAAAATCAtagaatggcataaaattgtaTTTGGTTTCtacctcaaaaaaatatttttctgaagtACATTTTAGTGAAAACTACATTACTTACAGTTTACGGTTTTCAAGATGGCTGTGAGACAGATACTGTACAAGAATTTGATACATATAAGACACCCAGTTGTTGCAACAAAATTTTAGTTTATCACGTTTCAACACTGACTATAGATATCTTTACCAGAAAAATCGACAATTATATGTAATAACTGATGAACAAATTTAAGAGCAGTAATGCTATTGGCCCATAAAATACTTCTTAATTAAGTTAATAtgacatagcacaatactgctcttaAATTTGTTTGTCAGTTACTATATGTAATCACGGATTTTATGATGAAGATACTCATATCCAATTCAAAACATGGTAATAGTAACATTTTGTTTTAACAGTTGGCTGTTTAATACCTATCACTTTCAACTTAATTATCAATACTTtactgctgcattaactttaagaCTACATGTTATAAAACTACTATTTACTATGTGTGTGAGGAAAATATGACGAGAAAGTcacattttcttttaaacacacTTATTCCTCGATAAAATGtctttttcccttgctttcagtatTGTTGAGATATGCAAGCCACCCCACCTCAACAAGGTCCAAGGTTTATGGGAGACTACTTTGCATTTTCTAACAAAATATGCATACCTTTTCTGTTTCATAGTAATCTACCTTCCAAAAATATATATTGAGTGGCTAACTATCAATCTTGTGATGCAAAACGGGATTTCTGAATGTCCAGGAAAATTTTATTCTTAAGAATTGAGACATCCTCAAACTCATAGAATTAATTATATTAAAAAAGGCAATATTACAATCTTGCCTTGTCTTCAGTGAATGTCTGCAGACACCTATGTGTGCATCCACTGTTCTGCTTTCTGTGTCAGCAGCAGGAAGTGTACACACAGTAGAGTGTGTACTGGTATTTTGCTGCAGGCTATCATTGAGCATACTTGCAACACTACGGCTGCAAATTTCATGCCATTTGGAGTGATCCTCACTTCAAAACTATGCTAGAGCTTCTTATGGCAGCAACTTGCACTACAGCAAGCACTTAGTACTGTATACTCACCAGCAAGAGGTTCCTGTTATTAGCTACTTTTTCACCTCCACTCCATCTCTGTCATCATATCACTACCTCAcattaatttaatttgttttttcatatttttaattatatGAGAATACTCTTTGCAAAATATCTTTGTTCATTCTTCCCTTATTTCTTACTTGTTTTGTTCTCTTTAAGGTTTCCAAATATCAAATATCATCAATTTCTATCACttctttgtttgttttcttctCATCTTGTGCTGTATTCCAATTACTGAGGTTCAGTTTAATGTCCAAGCTGATCTCTGAACAATAAAGTTTGTTCCAGCTCTTTCCACTGCTGTGCCACACTGAGGACCCACTGGTGTAACTACTGTAACATGAATTTCATCATGCTTGTCTGCTGATGCCTGCCATATACAAGCTATTCCCCTCTTTGTTTAGTTGTAGTTTCAGCTTAGAAAGTCTATTTCTAACATAGTAACTGATACTTTAGTAGATTTAAATATATAACTGTATTGTATCATTTAGCTTGGATGTGTTATCCATACTGTTCGGGCTATTCGGGGCAAACAATTAAGTTGATGTCAACATACATCAGCAATAACAACCTGTTTAAGAAATGATTAAAAACAAAGTGTCAGTAATAGCAAATGGCCCTTTCAGGGTATCAGATGCTTGCAGTGTTTCACAGCATGAAGCATCTGCTATTTAGCAGTTTGAAAATAGCGCCATGAGGCATTTGAAACTGGTCCTGCAATTTAAGAGAGATCTTGTTGTATGCTCTGATCAAGAAGTCATGCTagccaaaatttgaaataaatgattATGGCATCTCAGTAGTCTTCAGTCTGGATTCATACAACTGAAGAAAGATATTATTTACATGCCACAGTGGTATTTGGAGAGGTACTAAGAACATTGACACTTTGATTGAGACTATGTGGCAAGCTAGATGACTACAATAGTTAAATATTAATTGAAGAAGGCAGGTATCTGCTGCTAATCAgaagagaaacattttcacatgttgTGAGTCATTTAATATGCCGAGTTCCAGTCTGTCACAGCTTCCACTTGGCTTGTGAAACAGCTCTCTGTGAGCAATTTTTTTTGCATGAGGCAGAGCACAAGTAAGTAATAGGGAATGCAGCCTCAGATTAATCATACATTAATTGAATTGTGTGTATATTCATATGATGTCGAAAAACTGAATCTCAATGCTTTAATTATACCAATTTTATCataacagttaaaaaaattgtagataaaattgATGCACAGATAATCAGTGGcaataattacaaaatatttactgtttctgctcagttttttacatgatcaacactatgaaaaattaaatgaattgcaacaggtatttattttaattttagggAAACAAAAAGGAAAATTCCACAGTATAGCACTACTTCTGTTGCTTATGACTGCCAATGATGCTGCCAGTCAACTGATAAGCACTTCAGTTCATCACAAAAATAATGACAGTAGCTTGGAAGACAggtaaaaattgtttattaattttgtGCCCTTCTTTTTTTAAAAGGTATGTGAATAAACGCACCTTCAATTATGCTTTCTGCATTATACAGGGAGATCCAGCCTACTCACAATTTTTTTCCAGGTGGAAGTTTGATGAACAATGTGACGAATATAGAACAGCACTTCAGAAACATGAATTTTATTTGgcaacatttcatttcaaaatttgcCTGGAAAGTGAAGAATACTCTGAAAGCACTTCGATTTCTATACCAAGATTTTGAATCAGAGTTTGATATTGCAATGTgctatataaaatattttcaagta
It includes:
- the LOC126272612 gene encoding uncharacterized protein LOC126272612 isoform X2, whose amino-acid sequence is MQNESLHFVYAWDTIWSDCKVLKILSVCGWESTKFHLLTVAICAAAAMNKMNRKQKGKFHSIALLLLLMTANDAASQLISTSVHHKNNDSSLEDRWKFDEQCDEYRTALQKHEFYLATFHFKICLESEEYSESTSISIPRF